The following are encoded in a window of candidate division TA06 bacterium B3_TA06 genomic DNA:
- a CDS encoding SirA family protein, with protein MDKDHTFDARGMLCPIPVLKTAQKIKEIEMGQVLEILADDEGAREDFPAWCDQTGNEFLGMEEEGDTLKFYIRRKVYRTFNPF; from the coding sequence ATGGATAAAGACCACACATTTGACGCGCGAGGGATGCTTTGCCCCATACCTGTGCTCAAGACCGCCCAGAAGATAAAAGAGATCGAGATGGGGCAGGTTCTTGAGATTCTTGCCGACGATGAAGGTGCGCGTGAGGACTTCCCCGCCTGGTGCGACCAGACAGGTAACGAGTTTCTGGGCATGGAGGAAGAGGGTGATACATTAAAATTCTACATCCGTCGGAAGGTCTATAGGACTTTCAATCCTTTCTAG